A region of Aquarana catesbeiana isolate 2022-GZ linkage group LG08, ASM4218655v1, whole genome shotgun sequence DNA encodes the following proteins:
- the LOC141104689 gene encoding uncharacterized protein, producing MDFPGGHKELYEDTMEESSSNRNPPERCPRSPYSRDSTQEGHTIPHHHQGEDLMNLKVEGEVEETYVRDDQQYTEEDGMMRTFIEEDSPTEITSGHAMEKPSKDHLTLSPGCRMEDEDITGDCGGEKTMRSTMDGGLHSVDRPWNPPDSEQPRTVRDDAGIQGEKTFPCPECGKSFNSKLGLTVHQRSHMGEELHSCPECGESFSRKYLLTVHQRSHTGEKLHSCPECGKCFLYESELVTHQKSHTGEKPYSCSECGKHFSRKSTLSAHQASRTGEEPHPCPECGKCFSKQCNLSVHRRSHTARNKYSCAVCRESFFYKSEQVRHQRSHAGEKPFSCSECGKCFSEKCKLSAHQRLHTGEKPHYCPECGKCFLYESELVRHQRSHLGEKPYSCSECGKCFSKKSNLSKHQRLHTGEKLHSCTECGKFFPYESDLVTHQRSHTGEKPYSCPECGKCFTQKSTLNKHQIMHATLEKVHSCPECGKCFFYKSRLVTHQRSHLGEKPYSCSECGKCFSKKCNLSKHQRLHTGEKLHSCTECGKSFPYESDLVTHQRSHTGEKPYSCPECGKCFTQKSTLNKHQMTHATLEKVHSCPECGKCFFYKSELVTHQRSHLEEKPYSCSECGKCFKWKYSLHEHKRCHTGEKPFNCPDCGKCFSKKSNFSKHQRLHWGERSHSCAECGKCFPSKSELIRHQRSHTREKPFSCPECGKCFTQKCYLIKHQKTHTTPEEY from the exons ATGGACTTTCCAGGAGGACACAAAGAACTGTACGAAGACACCATGGAGGAGTCATCCAGTaataggaacccaccagagagatgtccccgttctccgtattcccgggattccacacaggaaggtcacaccatcccccaccatcatcag ggtgaagatctgatgaacctgaaagttgagggtgaagtagaagagacgtatgtgagggatgatcagcaatatacggaggaggATGGAATGATGAGGACATTCATAGAAGAGGACTCTCCTACAGAGATCACCTCAG gacacgccatggagaaaccctcaaaggatcatctcactttatctccaggttgtagaatggaagatgaggacatcacaggagattgtggaggagaaaagacaatgaggtccactatggatggtggacttcacagtgtggatagaccatggaatccccctgactctgagcaacctcgtactgtgagggatgACGCCGGGATTCAGGGGGAGAAGACAtttccctgtcctgagtgcgggaaaagttttaacTCTAAATTAGGTCTTACTGTGcaccagagatctcacatgggggaggagcttcattcctgtcctgagtgcggagaATCTTTTTCACGGAAGTATCTTCTTACCGTacatcagagatcacacacgggtgagaagcttcattcctgccctgagtgcgggaaatgttttctttATGAATCGGAACTGGTCACACATCAaaaatctcacacgggggagaagccgtattcctgctccgAATGCGGGAAACATTTTTCACGGAAGTCCACTCTTTCCGCACACCAGGCGTCGCGCACGGGTGAGGAACCGCATCCttgtcccgagtgcgggaaatgtttttcaaagcaGTGCAATCTTTCTGTACATCGGAGATCACACACGGCTCGGAATAAATATTCCTGTGCCGTCTGCAGAGAAAGTTTCTTCTATAAATCAGAGCAGGtaagacatcagagatctcacgcgggtgagaagccgttttcctgttctgagtgcgggaaatgtttctcagaGAAGTGCAAGCTTTCAGCACATCAGAGGTTGCACACTGGCGAGAAGCCTCAttactgtcctgagtgcgggaaatgttttctttACGAATCGGAACTggtcagacatcagagatctcacttaggggagaagccgtattcctgttctgagtgcgggaaatgtttttctaaGAAAAGCAATCTTTCTAAACATCAGAGGTTGCACACGGGCGAGAAGCttcattcctgtactgagtgcgggaaatttttTCCTTATGAATCGGATCTGgtcacacatcagaggtctcacacgggtgagaagccgtattcctgtcccgagtgcggtAAATGTTTTACACAGAAGTCCACTCTTAACAAACACCAGATCATGCATGCAACCCTCGAGAAGGttcattcctgccctgagtgcgggaaatgttttttttataagtcTAGACTGGTCACCCATCAGAGATCTCACttaggggagaagccgtattcctgttctgagtgcgggaaatgtttttctaaGAAATGCAATCTTTCTAAACATCAGAGGTTGCACACGGGCGAGAAGCttcattcctgtactgagtgcgggaaatcttttccTTATGAATCGGATCTGgtcacacatcagaggtctcacacgggtgagaagccgtattcctgtcccgagtgcgggaaatgttttacacagaagtCCACTCTTAACAAACACCAGATGACGCATGCAACCCTCGAGAAGGttcattcctgccctgagtgcgggaaatgttttttttataagtcGGAACTGGTCACCCATCAGAGATCTCACTTagaggagaagccgtattcctgttctgagtgcgggaaatgttttaaatGGAAGTACAGCCTTCATGAGCACAAGCGATGCCACACGGGAGAAAAGCCGTTCAACTGTCCCgactgcgggaaatgtttttcaaagaaaagCAATTTTTcgaaacatcagagattgcactgGGGGGAGAGGTCTCATTCCTgtgccgagtgcgggaaatgttttccttCTAAATCGGAACTgatcagacatcagagatctcacacaagggagaagccgttttcctgtcctgagtgcgggaaatgttttactcagAAGTGTTATCTTATCAAGCACCAGAAAACCCACACAACCCCCGAGGAGTATTAG
- the LOC141105441 gene encoding gastrula zinc finger protein XlCGF66.1-like translates to MEEDRSHMTERILNLTLEIIYLLTGERFPLVKSGDHMTITVPPCDSLKPERHNMEKILEVTKKMMELLTGEVPIRCQDVTVYFSMEEWEYLEGHKDLYKDVMMDNQPPLTSPGKRRLYCKGESSTEGPPRSPII, encoded by the exons atggaggaggaccggagtcacatgactgagaggatactaaacctcaccctggagatcatctacctgctgaccggagag agatttcctcttgtgaagtcaggtgatcatatgaccatcacagtgcctccatgtgactccttaaaacctgagagacacaacatggagaagattctagaagtcaccaagaagatgatggagctgctgacaggagag gttcctataaggtgtcaggatgtcactgtctatttctccatggaggagtgggagtatttagaaggacacaaggatctctacaaggacgtcatgatggacaatcagccgcccctcacatcaccaggtaagaggagactttattgtaaaggagagagcagtacggagggtccacctagatcccccatcatctga